The window TATGGAGTTTATCCATAGGCTGTTTTTAAAAGGTGATGCCCGATCAGATCGGGCATGACAAGTGCGCCGCGGTTTACTTTGTAGCTGTTGCAAAAGCCTTTTCAAGCTTTGCTAAAGCTTCGTCGCATTCGGCAGCGGAGACGTTCAACGGCGGGAGCAAACGGAGCACGTTGCCCTTAGCGCTGAGAACCATCATGCCTTCGTCGCGAGCAGCAGCAATCACGTTGCCGACCGGGAGAGATTCGTCGAGAGCGAGGCCGAGAATAAGGCCTTCACCACGCACGCTCTTCACTGCCGGGAACTTAGCAGCAATCGCTTCGAGGCCAGCCTTGAGCTGAGCGGAGCGAGCTTCGACATTGGCGAGGAATTCCGGCTTTGCAATCTGGTTCACGACAGCGAGACCCACTGCGCAAGCAACCGGGTTACCACCAAACGTCGTGCCATGATCGCCTGCCTTGAGCTGGTCAGCAACCTTCTGGCGGAGGAGCACTGCACCGAGCGGGAGACCACCGCCAAGAGCCTTGGCAAGCGACACGAGGTCAGCATCAATGCCATGCTTCTGGAGGCCAAGGAATGTGCCGAGACGGCCCATACCTGCCTGGACTTCGTCGACAATCACGAGGCAGCCGAATTCTTTCTTCAAGCTGTTGATTGCAGCGACCATTTCATCGGAAACGGTCATCACGCCACCTTCGGCAGCGAGAGATTCAAGCATGATAGCGCAAGTGTCGCTGTTGACTTCGGCCTTGAGGGCAGCCACATCGTTCCAAGGAACGTGAACAAAGTCACCCGGCATGGAGCCAAAGCCTTCGCGGATGGCCGGCTGACCCGTTGCAGAAAGGGCTGCAAACGTACGACCGTGGAAGCTGTTGATGAACGTTACGATCTTCTGGCGGTTCTTTTCACCCTTGCGATCGAAATACTTACGAGCAAACTTGATGCAGCCTTCGTTAGCTTCGGTACCGGAGTTGCAGAAGAATGCCTTGTCGAATCCCGTTGCAGCGAGGAGAGCCTTAGCGAGGTTCACCTGCGGGTAGTTCGGATAAAGGTTCGAAATGTGGAAGAAGCTGTCCATCTGTTCTTCGACAGCCTTCTTGATAGCAGCATTCTGGTGGCCGAGAGCGTTCACGGCGATGCCAGCGACAAAGTCAAGATACTTCTTGCCGTTCTTGTCGAACAAGTAAGAACCTTCGCCACGGACAAATTCAATATTGGCCTTACCGTAAAGCGGGGCGATAAACTGCTTGTCTTCTTCAAAAATGGAATTAGCCAAGGATTGTGCCATAGTTCAGTTCTCCATTAATTTGTTTTACAAAGTGGTCGGCATCCTTCCAGCCGACAATGTGAATGCTCTTGAGGCCGCGTTCAATGCTCTTGAAGCTTTCGCGGACCTTCGGAATCATGCCGCCGTTGATGACGCCAGAAGCGATGAGGGCTTCGCTTGCATCTTCCGTGAGTTCCGGAATGACGGTCTTGGTATCGTCCATCACGCCCGGGACATCGCTCACCAGCACGAACTGGTCAGCGTGGAGTGCCACAGCCAGTTCGCTTGCGGCAGTATCGGCATTCACGTTCCAGCTCACAGCCTTACCGTTTTCGTCAGGACCGATAGAGATCGGGCTTACGACCGGGACAAAGCCAGCAGACCAAAGCGTTTCCACAATCTGCGGATTGACCTTCTTGACTTCGCCCACGAGGCCAAGATCCACCTTGCCCTGCTTCTTGACCACTTCAAACAACTTGCCATCGACGCCACTGAGGCCGACAGCGTTGCAATTGTTTTCGAGGAGCATTCGCACGAGCTTCTTGTTGACGTGACCCGAGAGTGTCATTTCGACCATCTTCATGATAGAAGGCGTCGTGACTCGGAGACCGTCGATAAAGGTGGGTTGTTCTCGGAGCAAGGAGATGTTCTCGTTGATGTCCTTGCCACCGCCGTGCACCACGGCCACTTGGCAGCCCATAGCCGGAAGCTTGCTGACTGCCGC of the Fibrobacter sp. UWB2 genome contains:
- the argB gene encoding acetylglutamate kinase; this encodes MKKVVVKIGGSLAIDEAKLADFVAAVSKLPAMGCQVAVVHGGGKDINENISLLREQPTFIDGLRVTTPSIMKMVEMTLSGHVNKKLVRMLLENNCNAVGLSGVDGKLFEVVKKQGKVDLGLVGEVKKVNPQIVETLWSAGFVPVVSPISIGPDENGKAVSWNVNADTAASELAVALHADQFVLVSDVPGVMDDTKTVIPELTEDASEALIASGVINGGMIPKVRESFKSIERGLKSIHIVGWKDADHFVKQINGELNYGTILG
- a CDS encoding aspartate aminotransferase family protein, giving the protein MAQSLANSIFEEDKQFIAPLYGKANIEFVRGEGSYLFDKNGKKYLDFVAGIAVNALGHQNAAIKKAVEEQMDSFFHISNLYPNYPQVNLAKALLAATGFDKAFFCNSGTEANEGCIKFARKYFDRKGEKNRQKIVTFINSFHGRTFAALSATGQPAIREGFGSMPGDFVHVPWNDVAALKAEVNSDTCAIMLESLAAEGGVMTVSDEMVAAINSLKKEFGCLVIVDEVQAGMGRLGTFLGLQKHGIDADLVSLAKALGGGLPLGAVLLRQKVADQLKAGDHGTTFGGNPVACAVGLAVVNQIAKPEFLANVEARSAQLKAGLEAIAAKFPAVKSVRGEGLILGLALDESLPVGNVIAAARDEGMMVLSAKGNVLRLLPPLNVSAAECDEALAKLEKAFATATK